In a single window of the Pseudochaenichthys georgianus chromosome 16, fPseGeo1.2, whole genome shotgun sequence genome:
- the LOC139435383 gene encoding zinc finger and BTB domain-containing protein 17-like, which produces MQRETVCLTESAGKGDLGNMSKVQMLLSLKKQRLTAADEETFALFEQTIAELEDELFLSKEENKRLQKLLDAVLQPQLRIHRADVQQLVVVKEELLPDQQECSTSLDQEDPEPPPHIKQEQEGEQLQELEEADITKSTFTPDPVKSEDDEEKPQSSQPHQRQTEHMETEADGDDCRGPEPARNSDPESSLQPKTEDHTGDSSEPDTGDSSEPDTGDSSEPDAGDSSEPDTGDSSEPDTGDSSEPDTKDSADWKETREPASGSNSLKNRHESVSDPQHSAEKKPFSCSVCKKAFSQSGNLKIHMRIHTGEKPFTCSVCKKAFSHSGSLKDT; this is translated from the exons atgcagagagaaacggtgtgtttaacggagtctgcaggaaaaggtgatctaggaaacatgagtaaagtccaaatgctgctgtcattgaagaagcagcgactcactgctgctgatgaagagacatttgctctgtttgaacaaacaatagcagagctcgaggatgagctgtttctttccaaagaggagaacaagagactccagaagctactggacgctgttttacagcctcagcttcggatccacagagcag atgtccagcagctggtggtggttaaagaagagcttctccctgaccagcaggagtgcagcaccagtctggaccaggaggacccagagccccccccacacattaagcaggaacaggagggagagcagcttcaggagctggaggaggctgatatcaccaagtccactttcactcctgaccctgtgaagagtgaagatgatgaagagaaacctcagtcctctcagcctcatcaaagacaaactgaacacatggaaacagaagctgatggagatgactgtcgaggaccagaaccagccaggaactcagatccagagagcagtttacaaccaaagactgaggaccacactggagactcttctgaacctgacactggagactcttctgaacctgacactggagactcttctgaacctgacgctggagactcttctgaacctgacactggagactcttctgaacctgacactggagactcttctgaacctgacactaaagacagtgctgattggaaagagaccagagaacctgcatcaggctcaaactcactgaaaaatagacatgaatctgtcagtgatccacaacatagtgctgaaaagaaaccattcagctgctcagtctgtaagaaagctttttcacagagtggaaatttaaagatacacatgagaatccacacaggagagaaaccattcacctgctcagtctgtaagaaagctttttcacatagtggaagtttaaaggacacatga